A region of the Silene latifolia isolate original U9 population chromosome 9, ASM4854445v1, whole genome shotgun sequence genome:
ggaaaagggaAGACTCGTAGCGATACGTTAGGATacggtagtgagggcgaaagccaAGCTAtttgtattttagggcgaattaaggaccgaaaggtgacgttcgtaaCCCCTTAGATCTATTTGCTAGACCTTAGACGTAGATTgctaaactaattaaattaaggTGAATCGATTGTCCTAGCTATCCCTCTTCCCTTGCTTTTCTCTTATTTCTCAATCACGTAGTTTAGCAAAATAATATTTAAAAACCCCCGTTCTTGTGACTTAATAAACGAACCATTagaacagatatcttgcctccctgcggatcgacccttattaCTACTTTCTAGTAATtcggattataaattttatctttgatactaaaacgacggtatcaaattttggcgccgttgccggggagacggtgcaATTTTATAgtttctttgtttgtcttttgtctccgggaatttattccttgagacagttctcattctTGGCCCGAGTGTTTTTGTGCTTACAGGTTATAGTTCAACTATGGAGGTCATTTGTGGAAGATGTGGCGAATGGGTACAGAATCCCTTTTCATGTATGGCTACGTCCGAAAGCGTTCTAGCCTATCGGAAGATTAGGCAAGGAGGCCCTTCCCTCGAGCTTTATGCTGATAATGTTCAGGTCGAGTAAAACCTTAAGGCCGCCATTCACACGCAACATCTTGAGCAGGAATCTGGTGCGGATGTCTTCCGTAAACTACTCGAAAAGTGTGAGTCAATGTGCTTAGAGGAAGACCCGGTCAATGCAATAAGTTTGAGGAGTGGTCGCACTTATGACGGACCAGAACATACTCCAGAAGCTTCAAACGCCGAGGCAGGGATCACTGCAAAGCAAAATGACGAAGAATTGCTaaagggtggtcgatcgagtgaacttacctctcgatcgaccaatgctgaggaagcaaccactcgatcgagagactttacctctcgatcgagtaatctgcaCGATGAAACCTCTTAATCGAGAGAGGTTAGcaagaaaagctctcgatcgagcacttctgagCCTCGATCGAGAGAAGCTGAGCCTGCGGACACGCATTCCAATGATGACCGTAATGGGGTGCCCTCCTGTGCTGCGAGGGTGTCGAGAACTGATAAAggaaaagagaaagaagaggaccCACTTCCTATGGTTAAGGTCCCTTACCCAAGTCGATTACGCGACACAAGGACGGAGAGACAATTCAGCAAATTCGCGGATATGGTAAGAAACATTCAGGTAACTATTCCTTTTGCTGAGTTAATTACCCAAATACCTCcttacgcaaaatttatgaaagatattattACGCGTAAGAGGGAATTTGGAGAAACAGCTACTGTCGctttcatggaagagtctagtagtcTAATTTCAGGAAAGTCTCCCCCTAAActgaaggacccgggtagtttctctatttctTGTGTTATAGGAGATATGGTGATAAATAGGGCGCTGTGTGACCTTGGagctagtgtcagtgtcatgccctattctatCTTTTCTAAGCTTAAATTGGGTCACCTAAAAATGACCAATATCACCCTACAGATGGCCGACAGATCAGTTAGACGGCCCTTAggtatcttagaggatgtgcccgtTAAGGTGGGCAAATTCTTTATTCCAGTGGACTTTATTGTATTAGATATTGCTGAGGATACCCGTACCCAGATTATTCTGGGTAGACCGTTTTTGTGTACAGCTGgagccattattgatgtcaaactcgGGCGTTTGACtctagaggtaggggatgattTGATTACGTTTAGTCTGCCCGAGACCTTATatagaccaatgatagaggatacttgttattctgttgatattgttgatgaGTCTGCTTACGAGTTTTGGTCGGATTCCTTAGTTAAGGATCCGCAGgattctttgatgtttctagatGAGTATGCAGATTTTTcagatgacgaggatgatgtcgAGGAGCTGCTTGGAATTACTACGGATCAGATAGAGCTGTCGACGTTCACCGGAACAGTAGAGAACTTGGCACACACTTTGTGCTCAGTCGAGGTAAAGGTCCCCGAGCGTAAAGCTCTTCCCTCTCACCTTAAGTATGCCTTTCTTGATGATACTGAGCAGTTCCCAGTGATTGTGAGTGCTAAGTTCAACGACGAACAGTTAGCTGCTTTATTGACTGTTCTTAAGAGAAATAGGAAGGCGATGGGATATTCATTGGATGACcataagggcatcagccctgatgtcTGCATGCATAGGATTGAGTTAGAGgatgatcacaaaccttgcagacagggtcagcgaaaGCTGAATCCGAAGATGGAGGAAGTTGTGACGGCTGAGgttatgaaactactcgatgcaggtattgtTTATTCAGTTGGGAATTCTAAATGGGTAAGTCCCGTTcaggtggtacctaagaaaggaggtaccacagtTGTCCGAAATGAAAACAATGAACTAATACCTACTAGACTAGTGACCgggtggcggatgtgtatagattatcggcaattaaatgccgccaccaagaaagatcatttcccccttcctttcattgatcagatgatAGAGAGATTGGCTTCTCATGAGTTTTTCTGTTATCTGGATGGGTACTTAGGGTTCTtccagatccctattcacccagatgatcaggaaaagactacttttacttgtccaaagggtgtttttgcttatcgcaggatgccttttggtttgtgcaatgcccctgctaCATTTcagaggtgtatgatggggatcttTTCTGAGTATatcgagtctatcatggaagtctttatggacgactTCACTGTCTATGGGAATGATTTTGAtaattgtttagctaaccttgatgaAGT
Encoded here:
- the LOC141601840 gene encoding uncharacterized protein LOC141601840, whose amino-acid sequence is MVRNIQVTIPFAELITQIPPYAKFMKDIITRKREFGETATVAFMEESSSLISGKSPPKLKDPGSFSISCVIGDMVINRALCDLGASVSVMPYSIFSKLKLGHLKMTNITLQMADRSVRRPLGILEDVPVKVGKFFIPVDFIVLDIAEDTRTQIILGRPFLCTAGAIIDVKLGRLTLEVGDDLITFSLPETLYRPMIEDTCYSVDIVDESAYEFWSDSLVKDPQDSLMFLDEYADFSDDEDDVEELLGITTDQIELSTFTGTVENLAHTLCSVEVKVPERKALPSHLKYAFLDDTEQFPVIVSAKFNDEQLAALLTVLKRNRKAMGYSLDDHKGISPDVCMHRIELEDDHKPCRQGQRKLNPKMEEVVTAEVMKLLDAGIVYSVGNSKWRCMMGIFSEYIESIMEVFMDDFTVYGNDFDNCLANLDEVLQRYHAALKHLPNKKEAKPRLLRWILLLQEFDLEIKDKKGAENVVVDHLSRLTQQEGEDSLPINDSFADDSLFSFDVFSVTSVNSKDGAEPWFADYANFAVSQALPPDLSHQQRKRFLHDARTAFKTPIGASPYRLVYGESCHLPVQLEHKAWWAIRQLNYDADLCGEKHLLQLDALEEFRLNAYDSSRIYKEKTKRWHDKRIAPREFHVGQKVLLWSGPYTVTGVTKFGSVELEDSEGNRFKVNGHLVKHYYGADAVIGRVEVLFFDAMAESDV